A stretch of Methanococcus voltae PS DNA encodes these proteins:
- a CDS encoding zinc finger domain-containing protein: protein MKAKCTTCNAEIAPRENATRFVCPNCGKTEIVRCEKCRKLSNAYKCPVCGYEGP, encoded by the coding sequence ATGAAAGCTAAATGTACTACATGTAATGCAGAAATTGCACCAAGAGAAAACGCTACAAGATTTGTATGCCCTAACTGTGGTAAAACAGAGATTGTAAGATGCGAAAAATGTAGAAAATTAAGTAACGCATACAAATGTCCTGTATGTGGATACGAAGGACCATAA
- a CDS encoding elongation factor 1-beta, translating into MADVIAKVKVMPVSPEVEKEALKEKLTKVVGENDAKCRGVSDEPLAFGLYTIYVMVEMEEREGGMDPIEQAMNDLEDVESAEVVELSLI; encoded by the coding sequence ATGGCTGATGTAATTGCTAAAGTAAAGGTAATGCCTGTAAGCCCAGAAGTGGAAAAAGAAGCTTTAAAAGAGAAATTAACAAAAGTTGTTGGAGAAAATGATGCTAAATGTAGGGGTGTATCAGACGAACCTTTGGCATTCGGATTGTACACAATTTACGTTATGGTTGAAATGGAAGAAAGAGAGGGTGGAATGGACCCTATCGAACAAGCAATGAATGATTTAGAAGATGTAGAAAGTGCAGAAGTTGTAGAACTTTCATTAATTTAA
- a CDS encoding 50S ribosomal protein L22 codes for MVKLNYKVKTDPSKTARAMGRTLKISRKHTIEICREINGMRLDKAMAYLNRVIKLEQAVPFKRHDKDVPHRKGDLKWHAGRFPQKAAGEILHVLENAKKNAEYKGMNTEQLRIKHISSNKGFTIKRYMPRAFGRASPKYQETVHVQVILEEFY; via the coding sequence ATGGTTAAATTGAACTATAAAGTTAAAACTGACCCAAGCAAAACAGCAAGAGCTATGGGAAGAACTTTAAAAATTTCAAGAAAACACACAATTGAGATTTGTAGAGAAATAAACGGTATGAGATTAGACAAAGCAATGGCTTACTTAAACAGAGTTATTAAGTTAGAACAAGCTGTACCGTTCAAAAGACATGACAAAGATGTTCCTCACAGAAAAGGGGACTTAAAATGGCACGCTGGTAGATTCCCACAAAAAGCTGCGGGAGAAATCCTTCACGTTCTTGAGAATGCTAAGAAAAACGCAGAATACAAAGGCATGAACACAGAACAGTTGAGAATTAAACACATCTCATCAAACAAAGGATTCACAATCAAAAGATACATGCCAAGAGCATTTGGTAGGGCTTCACCTAAATACCAAGAAACAGTACATGTACAAGTTATATTAGAAGAATTCTACTAA
- a CDS encoding 30S ribosomal protein S3, whose translation MIERTFVTNNVSEALINEYFCKKLVKAGYSHIDVKKTPIGTRITVFAEKPGFVIGRKGKMVKELTETLRTVYKIENPQIEVKQIENADLDPAVVGHKIAASLEKGMHFRKTAHSAIRRVMNAGAKGVSIIVSGKLSGERSRTEKFMDGYMKHCGEPSEELVMKSHQLAKLKLGVVGVTVKIMLPDVSLPDEIIITSGEIKEVSEVAEVAEVVEATEEQ comes from the coding sequence ATGATTGAAAGAACATTTGTTACAAATAATGTTTCAGAAGCATTAATTAATGAATATTTTTGTAAAAAATTGGTAAAAGCTGGTTACAGCCACATTGATGTTAAAAAAACACCAATTGGTACAAGAATAACAGTATTTGCTGAAAAACCTGGATTTGTAATTGGTAGAAAAGGTAAAATGGTTAAAGAATTAACTGAAACCTTAAGAACAGTTTACAAAATCGAAAACCCACAAATCGAAGTTAAACAAATCGAAAACGCTGATTTAGACCCTGCAGTAGTAGGTCACAAAATTGCAGCTTCACTCGAAAAAGGTATGCACTTCAGAAAAACAGCACACTCAGCAATAAGAAGAGTTATGAATGCTGGTGCAAAAGGTGTATCTATTATCGTTTCCGGTAAATTATCCGGTGAAAGGTCAAGAACTGAAAAGTTCATGGATGGATACATGAAACACTGTGGTGAACCATCAGAAGAATTGGTTATGAAATCACACCAACTTGCAAAATTAAAATTAGGTGTAGTTGGAGTTACTGTAAAAATCATGTTACCTGATGTATCATTACCTGACGAAATCATAATCACTTCCGGAGAAATCAAAGAAGTGTCAGAAGTAGCTGAAGTAGCTGAAGTTGTTGAAGCAACAGAAGAACAATAA
- the rpmC gene encoding 50S ribosomal protein L29: protein MAILKANEIRELSLEEMQEKIVEMKKELMKEGVNKATGGAPSNPGKIQALKRTIARVLTIMKEKEAQNA, encoded by the coding sequence ATGGCAATCTTAAAAGCAAATGAAATCAGAGAATTGTCACTCGAAGAAATGCAAGAAAAAATTGTTGAAATGAAAAAAGAGTTAATGAAAGAAGGCGTTAATAAAGCAACAGGCGGTGCACCTTCAAATCCTGGTAAAATCCAAGCTCTTAAAAGAACAATTGCTAGAGTATTGACAATCATGAAAGAAAAAGAAGCACAAAATGCTTAA